The genomic stretch ATGACGTGTTCACGGGCCGGGCGAGCGTGCCCGGGTGGCGACGGGTTGCCCTGCTGCCGCTGGTCGCGTGGCGCGCGTACCGGGCGAAGCCGCCGAAAGGAGCAGAAGCGTGACGCGCACGGTGGTGATCGGCAGCGGCTTCGGGGGGCTGGCGGCGGCGGTCCGGATGGCCGCCCGGGGCGACGCCGTCACGCTGGTGGAGAAGCAGCCGAAAGCGGGCGGGCGGGCTGCTCCGGTCGAGGTGGACGGGTTCCGCTTCGACGGCGGCCCGACGGTGATCACGGCGCCATTTCTCTTCGAGGAGCTGTTCGAGCTGGCGGGCCGGCGGTTCGAGGACTACGCGACGCTGCTGCCGGTCGACCCGTTCTACCGGATCTTCGACGCCCGCGGGCGGTGGTTCGAGTACAACGGGAACTTCGACGATGTGGCCCGGCAGATAGAGCGGTGGAACCCGGCAGACATCGAGGGGTATCGGCGGTTTCTTGAGGCGAGCCGTGCGATTTTCCAAAAAGGGTTCGTGGAGCTGGCGGATGCGCCGTTCCTGCACGTGACCGACATGCTCAAGGTGGCGCCGGACCTGCTGCGGCTGCAGTCGTACCGGTCCGTGTACGGCTTTGTTTCGAAGTACATCCAAGACCCGTTTTTGCGGCGGTGCTTTACGTTCCACCCGCTGCTGATCGGCGGGAACCCGTTCGTGGCCTCGTCGATTTACGCGATGATCCATCACCTCGAGCGCGAGTGGGGCGTTTGGTACGCGAAAGGGGGGACCGGGGCGCTGGTTGATGCGCTGGTGCGGCTGCTCCAGGAGCTTGGCGGCGAGGTGCGGCTGGGGTGCGAGGTGACGCGCATCCGCGTGCGGGGGCGCCGGGCAACCGCGGTGGAGCTGGCGGACGGGGACGTGCTGGAAGCCGACCGCGTGATCTGCAACGGGGACGTCCCGCAGGCGTACCTCTCGCTCATCGACCCGGAACACCGGAGCTGGCGGAATTCGGACCTTCGCTACCGGAAGCTGACGGCGTACAGCATGTCGCTGTTTGTGGTGTATTTCGGGACGGACCGGCTCTACCGCGATACGCCGCTGGTGCACCACAACATCATCCTGAGCGAGCGGTACAAGGGGCTGATCCGGGACATCTTCCGGGCGAAGGGGCTGCCGCGGGACTTCTCGCTGTACGTGCATGTGCCGACGATAACTGACCCGAGCGGGGCGCCCCCAGGGCACGAGGCGTTCTACGCGCTTTCACCGGTGCCGCACCTTGGTTCTCCGACCGACTGGGAGCGGATGGCGCCGAAGTACCGCGAGCTGATTCTCGAATTCCTCGAACGGGAGTACCTGCCGGGGCTGCGGAGCCACATCGTTGCGGAGCACACGGTCGACCCGCGGCACTTCCGCGACAACCTGAATACCTACCTCGGGACGGGGTTCAGTGTGCAGCCGACGCTCTGGCAGTCGGCGTGGTTCCGGCCGCATAACCGGTCGGAGGACATCGACAACCTCTATTTCGTCGGCGCGGGGACGCACCCGGGCGCGGGCGTGCCGGGGGTAATGTCGTCGGCGAAGGTTGTCGAACGGATTATCGCGGAGGAGGAGGGGTGGCAGGCCTGAGTTGCACGAGGACGCGGAGGGCTCGACGCTGAGCGGCATGGCAGAGACGCAGCCGGCCGCGGCGGACCTGCCGCGGACCGACCAGCTTTCGCCGCGGGACGGCTTCCGCGCCCTCTGGACACTGCGGCACGGGACTGCAGGGCTGTATGAGGCGCTGGAGGTTGCGCGGAGGGGATTGGGGCCGGTGTTCGAGCTGGGCTTCGGACGGTTCCGGCCGGTGGTCGTGGCCTCCCCGGGCGGGCTGCGGGAGGCGCTGGTCGAGCAGAGGGAGGCTTTTTCGTGGCGGCCGGAGGGCGACCCGGTGGCCCGGCTGTTCCGGCGGAGCATCCTCGTGACGGACGGGGAGGAGCACGACCGGGCGCGCCAGGCGATGGCGCCGGCGTTTGAGCCGGCGCGGCTGCGGGAGCAGGCCGGGGCAATCCTGGCGATTGTCGACGAGGAGGTGCGGCGGTGGCCCGCGGAGGGATGGATTGAGCCGGTCGAGGCGATGCGGCGGATTGCGTGGCGGGTATTCGAGCAGGTGTTCTTCGGCTACCGGCTCGGGCAGGAAGAGCTGGAGGCGACGCTGCCCGGGCTCCACGCGGCGCTGCGCTACATCGGGCCGGGGCTGTGGGTGCTGCGAGGGCGGGCCGGGGCGCCGCCGCGCAGGGCCGCCCTGCTGGAGGAGCATGTCCGGCGGGTGATCGCGTGGCGTGGGGAGCACGGCGAGCCCGGCGCGACGCTCCTCGACCTGCTGCTGGCGGAGTTCGCTACCGAACGGGTGCGTGACCACGCGCTGACGATGCTGATCGCGGGGCACGATACCAGCACGGCGCAGCTTTCGTGGGCACTCCATCTGCTGGCGCGGCACCCGGAATGGCTGGCGCGGGCGACGCGCGAGGCGCGGGCGGCGCCGGCCGGGGAGGGGCTCGCGGCACTCAGGGGTGACGGGCTGCCGGTCATCGATGCGGTGTTGAAAGAGGTGCTGCGGCTCTGGCCGCCGATTCACGTTGGGGGCCGGCGGACAGTGCGGGAGGTGGAGATCGACGGCTACCGGCTGGCTGCCGGGCAGCGGGTGATGCTCTCGTACCTGCTGGTCCAGCGGGACCCGGCAACATGGGCGCGGGCAGACGTGTTCGACCCGGGGCGGTGGCTGGACGGGGGAGCGCCGGGCCCGTTTACGTATGTGCCATTCGGCGGAGGCCCGCGGAACTGCATCGGCGCAGGGTTCGCGAACCTGGAGGGGCGGCTCGTCCTGGCACGCATCCTTCAGCTGGTCGACGTTGCGGTGACACGGCGCCCGCTGCGGGGGGCGATGGGCGCGACGCTGGAGCCTCGGGGCGGGCGGCTGAAGGTGCGGCGGCGATGACGTACGGGGCGTTCCTGGGGCTGTTCCTGCTGCCGCCGATCGCGGTGCTGCTGGCCGCGCATCTCCGGCGGCCGGCAACGGTGCCGCGGCGGGAACTGGCGGGCGGCATCGCGCTGCTGGCGGTGGTCGCGGTGGCGTACACGACGCCGTGGGACAACTACCTGGTGGCCTCGGGAGCGTGGACGTACCCGGAGGAGCGGACCTGGGGTATCCGGCTGGGGTGGGTGCCGCTGGAGGAGTACTGTTTCTTCGTGCTGCAGACGGTGATGACGGGACTGTGGGTGGGACTGCTGCTGCGCCGGCCGGGGCCCGCCGGCAGCAATCCTGCCGGCAGCGGCGCGGGGCTTCGCTGGACAGGGGCGGGGGCGCTGCTGGCGGTGGCGCTGGGCGGCGGCGTTGCGCTTGCGGGACCGGAGTCGCTCCAGTATCTCGGCCTCATCCTGGCGTGGGCGGCACCACCGCTGGCGCTGCAGGCGGGGTTCGGTGCCGAAATCCTGGCGCGGCGGTGGAGGGTCGTCCTGCCGGGGTTCGGCGTGCCCACGCTCTACCTCGCGGCGGCCGACACCATCGCGATCAGGGACGGGATTTGGCATATCACGGAAGCGACATCGACGGAGATCTTCCTGCCGGGCGGGCTGCCGGTTGAAGAGTTTGTGTTTTTCCTGGTCACGAACATGCTCGTGACGTGGGGGCTGACGCTGCTGCTGGTGAGCGAGGGCCGGGGGCGCGCACGGGCGATGCTGGCTGGCATGCGCGGCGGATCTCCGGAGGCGCGCGGGGCATGAGGGGAGGGTGGGTCCTCGCCGGGTACGCGCTGG from Tepidiforma thermophila encodes the following:
- a CDS encoding phytoene desaturase encodes the protein MTRTVVIGSGFGGLAAAVRMAARGDAVTLVEKQPKAGGRAAPVEVDGFRFDGGPTVITAPFLFEELFELAGRRFEDYATLLPVDPFYRIFDARGRWFEYNGNFDDVARQIERWNPADIEGYRRFLEASRAIFQKGFVELADAPFLHVTDMLKVAPDLLRLQSYRSVYGFVSKYIQDPFLRRCFTFHPLLIGGNPFVASSIYAMIHHLEREWGVWYAKGGTGALVDALVRLLQELGGEVRLGCEVTRIRVRGRRATAVELADGDVLEADRVICNGDVPQAYLSLIDPEHRSWRNSDLRYRKLTAYSMSLFVVYFGTDRLYRDTPLVHHNIILSERYKGLIRDIFRAKGLPRDFSLYVHVPTITDPSGAPPGHEAFYALSPVPHLGSPTDWERMAPKYRELILEFLEREYLPGLRSHIVAEHTVDPRHFRDNLNTYLGTGFSVQPTLWQSAWFRPHNRSEDIDNLYFVGAGTHPGAGVPGVMSSAKVVERIIAEEEGWQA
- a CDS encoding cytochrome P450 is translated as MAETQPAAADLPRTDQLSPRDGFRALWTLRHGTAGLYEALEVARRGLGPVFELGFGRFRPVVVASPGGLREALVEQREAFSWRPEGDPVARLFRRSILVTDGEEHDRARQAMAPAFEPARLREQAGAILAIVDEEVRRWPAEGWIEPVEAMRRIAWRVFEQVFFGYRLGQEELEATLPGLHAALRYIGPGLWVLRGRAGAPPRRAALLEEHVRRVIAWRGEHGEPGATLLDLLLAEFATERVRDHALTMLIAGHDTSTAQLSWALHLLARHPEWLARATREARAAPAGEGLAALRGDGLPVIDAVLKEVLRLWPPIHVGGRRTVREVEIDGYRLAAGQRVMLSYLLVQRDPATWARADVFDPGRWLDGGAPGPFTYVPFGGGPRNCIGAGFANLEGRLVLARILQLVDVAVTRRPLRGAMGATLEPRGGRLKVRRR
- a CDS encoding lycopene cyclase domain-containing protein, whose amino-acid sequence is MTYGAFLGLFLLPPIAVLLAAHLRRPATVPRRELAGGIALLAVVAVAYTTPWDNYLVASGAWTYPEERTWGIRLGWVPLEEYCFFVLQTVMTGLWVGLLLRRPGPAGSNPAGSGAGLRWTGAGALLAVALGGGVALAGPESLQYLGLILAWAAPPLALQAGFGAEILARRWRVVLPGFGVPTLYLAAADTIAIRDGIWHITEATSTEIFLPGGLPVEEFVFFLVTNMLVTWGLTLLLVSEGRGRARAMLAGMRGGSPEARGA